From one Candidatus Nanopelagicales bacterium genomic stretch:
- a CDS encoding acyltransferase, which translates to MIGGRFHREEKSLERRHSEFPALDGYRAVAAFAVLTTHVAFTTGATGWPVLGPVLFHLDFGVTLFFLLSGFLLYRPWAAASLAGAKAPAFGPYLWRRALRILPAYVVMVAVTLLVLPEIQPVTAREWGANLLLLHIYVPDTVVEGLTQTWSLATEVSFYLVLPLIAWVAGRVGRGNPERSARYQVGVLVAVALVSIPFRLALKGSGYDAGGLAGFWLPGFLDWFALGMICAVVRERIRFGGAGRGWTALREVADDSAFAVAAGVLLFLLACTPLGGPYELVAGSLWQDGLKHSLYGFAALLLLLPGFLSTRQNRITGTLAHPAPRFLGEISYGVFLWHLVLLRLLVDLLDIQPFSGGFAWVWTVTVLLTIVAATASFRWVELPAQRFRRLRRRAAADDGSPHGEQDEERHQTSHRGGRPRE; encoded by the coding sequence ATGATTGGGGGAAGGTTCCACCGCGAGGAGAAGTCGCTCGAGCGCAGACACTCCGAGTTCCCCGCGCTAGACGGCTACCGGGCTGTCGCAGCATTTGCGGTCCTGACCACCCATGTCGCCTTCACCACCGGTGCGACAGGGTGGCCGGTTCTCGGCCCTGTGCTGTTCCATCTCGACTTCGGCGTCACACTCTTCTTCCTGCTGTCCGGCTTCCTCCTGTACCGACCCTGGGCCGCCGCCTCCTTGGCAGGTGCGAAGGCACCGGCTTTCGGTCCCTACCTGTGGCGACGCGCTTTGCGGATCCTGCCTGCGTACGTGGTCATGGTGGCCGTCACCCTGCTTGTGCTGCCCGAGATCCAGCCCGTGACGGCGCGGGAATGGGGTGCCAATCTCCTCCTGCTGCACATCTACGTCCCGGACACGGTCGTGGAGGGCCTCACCCAGACGTGGTCGCTCGCCACCGAGGTCTCCTTCTACCTCGTGCTCCCGCTCATCGCCTGGGTCGCTGGCCGCGTGGGCAGAGGGAATCCCGAGCGCAGTGCGCGCTACCAAGTCGGGGTCCTCGTGGCGGTGGCACTCGTGTCCATTCCGTTCCGCCTCGCTCTGAAGGGCTCTGGATACGACGCGGGTGGCCTCGCGGGGTTCTGGCTGCCGGGCTTCCTCGACTGGTTCGCGCTGGGGATGATCTGCGCAGTGGTCCGGGAGAGGATCCGGTTCGGTGGCGCAGGTCGTGGGTGGACGGCACTGCGCGAGGTCGCTGATGACTCGGCCTTCGCGGTCGCCGCCGGGGTCCTGCTGTTCCTGCTGGCCTGCACACCGCTGGGTGGTCCCTACGAGTTGGTCGCCGGCAGTCTTTGGCAGGACGGGCTCAAGCACTCGCTGTACGGCTTCGCGGCACTGCTGCTACTTCTCCCGGGCTTCCTGTCGACCCGGCAGAACCGCATCACAGGAACGTTGGCCCACCCGGCGCCCCGGTTCCTGGGGGAGATCTCCTACGGGGTGTTCCTCTGGCACCTGGTGCTCTTGCGCCTGCTCGTGGACCTGCTAGACATCCAGCCGTTCAGCGGTGGATTCGCCTGGGTCTGGACCGTCACCGTCCTGCTCACCATCGTGGCTGCCACCGCCTCCTTCCGGTGGGTCGAGCTGCCCGCCCAGCGATTCAGGAGGCTCCGCCGCCGGGCCGCCGCCGACGACGGCAGTCCACACGGCGAACAGGACGAGGAACGCCACCAGACCTCGCACCGCGGCGGACGCCCCCGCGAATGA
- the uvrB gene encoding excinuclease ABC subunit UvrB, with protein sequence MARPVTDLVRKVAPFEVVSDYRPSGDQPAAIDEIARRIEGGARDVVLLGATGTGKSATTAWLVERLQRPTLVMAPNKTLAAQLANEFRELLPHNAVEYFVSYYDYYQPEAYIPQTDTYIEKDSSINEEVERLRHSATNSLLTRRDVLVVATVSAIYGLGTPQEYVDRMVRLRVGEEVERDRMLRRLVEIQYTRNDLAFTRGTFRVRGDTIEVFPVYEEHPVRIEMFGDEIERLMTLHPLTGEVLTEDPELYVFPASHYVAGPERMERAIGGIEAELEQRLAEMERQGRLLEAQRLRMRTTYDVEMMRQVGSCSGIENYSRHIDGRAQGTPPNCLLDYFPEDFLLVIDESHVTVSQIGGMYEGDMSRKRTLVEHGFRLPSAMDNRPLRWEEFTERIGQTVYLSATPGPYEMGRVGGDVVEQVIRPTGLVDPEVVVKPTKGQIDDLIHEIRLREERHERVLVTTLTKKMSEDLTDYLLEQGIRVRYLHSEVDTLRRVELLRELRMGEYDVLVGINLLREGLDLPEVSLVSILDADKEGFLRSGTSLIQTIGRAARNVSGQVHMYADTVTPSMAAAIDETNRRRAKQIAYNEERGVDPQPLRKKIADITDLIAREDADTDALLGGGGRQQSRGKAPVPGMGSRPEGGGRRAESLAAADLASLIHDLTDQMHSAAAELQFELAARYRDEISDLKRELRGMREAGQA encoded by the coding sequence ATGGCCCGTCCCGTCACCGACCTGGTCCGCAAGGTCGCCCCGTTCGAGGTCGTCAGCGACTACCGGCCCTCCGGGGACCAGCCGGCCGCGATCGACGAGATCGCCCGCCGGATCGAGGGCGGCGCCCGCGACGTCGTCCTGCTCGGCGCCACCGGCACCGGCAAGTCCGCCACCACGGCGTGGCTGGTGGAGCGGCTGCAGCGGCCGACCCTGGTGATGGCGCCCAACAAGACCCTGGCGGCCCAGCTGGCCAACGAGTTCCGCGAGCTGCTGCCCCACAACGCGGTGGAGTACTTCGTCTCGTACTACGACTACTACCAGCCCGAGGCCTACATCCCGCAGACGGACACCTATATCGAGAAGGACTCCTCGATCAACGAGGAGGTCGAGCGGCTGCGGCACTCGGCGACCAACAGCCTGCTGACCCGGCGCGACGTCCTCGTGGTCGCCACCGTGTCCGCGATCTACGGCCTGGGGACGCCGCAGGAGTACGTCGACCGGATGGTCCGGCTGCGGGTGGGGGAGGAGGTCGAGCGGGACCGGATGCTGCGTCGCCTGGTCGAGATCCAGTACACCCGCAACGACCTGGCCTTCACCCGGGGCACGTTCCGGGTGCGCGGCGACACCATCGAGGTGTTCCCCGTCTACGAGGAGCACCCGGTCCGGATCGAGATGTTCGGCGACGAGATCGAGCGGCTGATGACGCTGCACCCGCTGACCGGCGAGGTGCTCACCGAGGACCCGGAGCTGTACGTGTTCCCGGCCTCCCACTACGTCGCCGGGCCGGAGCGGATGGAGCGCGCCATCGGCGGCATCGAGGCCGAGCTGGAGCAGCGGCTGGCCGAGATGGAGCGCCAGGGCCGGCTGCTGGAGGCCCAGCGGCTGCGGATGCGGACCACGTACGACGTGGAGATGATGCGCCAGGTCGGCAGCTGCTCCGGGATCGAGAACTACTCCCGCCACATCGACGGCCGGGCCCAGGGCACCCCGCCGAACTGCCTGCTCGACTACTTCCCCGAGGACTTCCTGCTCGTCATCGACGAGTCGCACGTCACCGTGTCCCAGATCGGCGGCATGTACGAGGGCGACATGTCCCGCAAGCGCACGCTGGTGGAGCACGGGTTCCGGCTGCCCAGCGCGATGGACAACCGGCCCCTGCGGTGGGAGGAGTTCACCGAACGGATCGGGCAGACCGTCTACCTGTCCGCCACCCCGGGCCCGTACGAGATGGGACGCGTCGGCGGCGACGTCGTGGAGCAGGTGATCCGGCCGACCGGGCTGGTCGACCCCGAGGTGGTGGTGAAGCCCACCAAGGGACAGATCGACGACCTCATCCACGAGATCCGGCTGCGGGAGGAGCGGCACGAGCGGGTGCTGGTCACCACCCTGACGAAGAAGATGTCGGAGGACCTCACCGACTACCTGCTCGAGCAGGGCATCCGGGTGCGCTACCTGCACTCCGAGGTCGACACCCTGCGTCGGGTCGAGCTGCTGCGGGAGCTGCGGATGGGGGAGTACGACGTCCTCGTCGGCATCAACCTGCTGCGGGAGGGCCTGGACCTGCCCGAGGTGTCGCTGGTGAGCATCCTGGACGCCGACAAGGAGGGCTTCCTGCGCTCGGGCACCAGCCTGATCCAGACCATCGGCCGCGCCGCCCGCAACGTGTCCGGCCAGGTGCACATGTACGCCGACACCGTGACGCCGTCGATGGCGGCCGCGATCGACGAGACCAACCGGCGGCGGGCCAAGCAGATCGCGTACAACGAGGAGCGCGGGGTCGACCCGCAGCCGCTGCGCAAGAAGATCGCCGACATCACCGACCTGATCGCGCGCGAGGACGCCGACACCGACGCGCTGCTCGGTGGCGGCGGGCGGCAGCAGAGCCGCGGTAAGGCGCCGGTCCCCGGGATGGGCTCGCGGCCGGAGGGCGGCGGGCGCCGGGCGGAGTCGCTGGCCGCTGCCGACCTGGCCTCGCTCATCCACGACCTCACCGACCAGATGCACTCGGCGGCGGCGGAGCTGCAGTTCGAGCTCGCGGCGCGCTACCGCGACGAGATCTCCGACCTCAAGCGGGAGTTGCGCGGGATGCGGGAGGCCGGCCAGGCGTAG
- a CDS encoding methyltransferase domain-containing protein, whose protein sequence is MPDQGSNHPRVARAALDPDSSVAAARRHWDSDADAYQAEHGDFLGADRFVWCPEGLDEADAGLLGRTEGRRVLEVGCGAAQCSRWLAGRGARPVGLDLSAGQLRHAASLDRSTGTRVPVVLADARRLPFAAAAFDVAFSSYGAVQFVADLDRLLAEVARVLVPGGRWVMSVTHPVRWCFPDDPGESGLVVRTPYWDRRAYVEYDEDGRPAYAEHHRTLGDLVRAVDRAGLRLRDLVEPEWPEGHARTWGGWSATRGRVIPGTAILVCERA, encoded by the coding sequence GTGCCGGATCAGGGGTCAAACCACCCACGGGTCGCCCGCGCGGCCCTCGACCCGGACTCCAGCGTCGCCGCGGCCCGGCGGCACTGGGACTCCGACGCCGACGCCTACCAGGCCGAGCACGGCGACTTCCTCGGGGCCGACCGCTTCGTCTGGTGCCCCGAGGGGCTGGACGAGGCCGACGCCGGTCTGCTGGGCCGCACGGAGGGCCGGCGGGTGCTCGAGGTCGGCTGCGGGGCCGCGCAGTGCAGCCGCTGGCTCGCCGGCCGCGGCGCCCGACCGGTCGGGCTGGACCTGTCCGCGGGGCAGCTGCGGCACGCCGCCTCCCTGGACCGCAGCACCGGGACCCGGGTGCCCGTGGTGCTGGCCGATGCCCGCCGGCTCCCGTTCGCCGCCGCGGCGTTCGACGTGGCGTTCTCGTCGTACGGAGCGGTGCAGTTCGTCGCCGACCTCGACCGGCTGCTGGCGGAGGTGGCCCGGGTCCTGGTCCCCGGCGGCCGCTGGGTCATGTCCGTCACGCACCCGGTGCGCTGGTGCTTCCCGGACGACCCGGGCGAGTCCGGACTCGTCGTGCGCACGCCGTACTGGGACCGCCGGGCGTACGTGGAGTACGACGAGGACGGCCGCCCCGCGTACGCCGAGCACCACCGCACCCTCGGGGACCTGGTCCGGGCCGTGGACCGGGCCGGCCTGCGGCTGCGGGACCTGGTGGAGCCGGAGTGGCCGGAGGGTCACGCCCGCACGTGGGGCGGCTGGAGCGCCACCCGGGGACGGGTCATCCCCGGCACCGCGATCCTGGTCTGCGAGCGGGCCTGA
- the rpsA gene encoding 30S ribosomal protein S1 has product MTSTTETTTATESTLASASAAEAPAAPVPTPQVAVNDIGSTDDFLAAIDETIKYFNDGDIVEGTIVKVDRDEVLLDIGYKTEGVIPSRELSIKHDVDPNEVVAVGDEVEALVLQKEDKEGRLILSKKRAQYERAWGTIEKIKDEDGVVEGTVIEVVKGGLILDIGLRGFLPASLVEMRRVRDLQPYVGKTIEAKIIELDKNRNNVVLSRRAWLEQTQSEVRQNFLTQLQKGQIRNGVVSSIVNFGAFVDLGGVDGLVHVSELSWKHIDHPSEVVEVGQEVTVEVLDVDMDRERVSLSLKATQEDPWQQFARTHAIGQVVPGKVTKLVPFGAFVRVDEGIEGLVHISELAERHVELPEQIVQVNDDIFVKVIDIDLERRRISLSLKQANESTSGGVATDEFDPYLYGMAPAFDEAGNYVGPEGFDPETGEWKDGFEEQRSEWERQYAEAHERWEAHKKQIEEAKAADQAAMLESGETPSNYSSDAPAAEGTLASDEALQALREKLTGGE; this is encoded by the coding sequence ATGACGTCCACCACCGAGACCACCACCGCTACCGAGAGCACCCTCGCCTCCGCGAGCGCCGCCGAGGCACCCGCTGCCCCCGTCCCGACCCCCCAGGTCGCCGTGAACGACATCGGCAGCACCGACGACTTCCTCGCCGCCATCGACGAGACGATCAAGTACTTCAACGACGGCGACATCGTCGAGGGCACCATCGTCAAGGTCGACCGCGACGAGGTCCTGCTCGACATCGGCTACAAGACCGAGGGCGTCATCCCCTCCCGCGAGCTGAGCATCAAGCACGATGTCGACCCCAACGAGGTCGTCGCCGTGGGCGACGAGGTCGAGGCCCTGGTCCTGCAGAAGGAGGACAAGGAGGGCCGGCTGATCCTGTCCAAGAAGCGCGCCCAGTACGAGCGCGCCTGGGGCACGATCGAGAAGATCAAGGACGAGGACGGCGTCGTCGAGGGCACCGTCATCGAGGTGGTCAAGGGCGGTCTGATCCTGGACATCGGCCTGCGCGGCTTCCTGCCCGCGTCGCTGGTCGAGATGCGCCGGGTCCGCGACCTGCAGCCGTACGTCGGCAAGACGATCGAGGCCAAGATCATCGAGCTCGACAAGAACCGCAACAACGTGGTCCTGTCGCGCCGCGCCTGGCTGGAGCAGACCCAGAGCGAGGTGCGCCAGAACTTCCTCACCCAGCTGCAGAAGGGCCAGATCCGCAACGGCGTGGTCTCGTCCATCGTCAACTTCGGCGCCTTCGTCGACCTCGGCGGGGTCGACGGCCTGGTGCACGTGTCCGAGCTGTCCTGGAAGCACATCGACCACCCGTCCGAGGTCGTCGAGGTCGGCCAGGAGGTCACGGTCGAGGTCCTGGACGTCGACATGGACCGCGAGCGGGTCTCGTTGTCGCTGAAGGCGACGCAGGAGGACCCGTGGCAGCAGTTCGCCCGGACCCACGCCATCGGCCAGGTCGTGCCCGGCAAGGTCACCAAGCTGGTGCCGTTCGGTGCGTTCGTCCGCGTGGACGAGGGCATCGAGGGCCTGGTGCACATCTCCGAGCTGGCCGAGCGCCACGTCGAGCTGCCCGAGCAGATCGTCCAGGTCAACGACGACATCTTCGTCAAGGTCATCGACATCGACCTGGAGCGCCGTCGCATCTCGCTGTCGCTGAAGCAGGCCAACGAGTCGACCTCCGGCGGTGTCGCCACCGACGAGTTCGACCCGTACCTGTACGGCATGGCGCCGGCGTTCGACGAGGCGGGCAACTACGTCGGTCCCGAGGGCTTCGACCCCGAGACCGGCGAGTGGAAGGACGGCTTCGAGGAGCAGCGCTCGGAGTGGGAGCGGCAGTACGCCGAGGCCCACGAGCGCTGGGAGGCCCACAAGAAGCAGATCGAGGAGGCCAAGGCCGCCGACCAGGCAGCGATGCTGGAGTCCGGCGAGACCCCCTCGAACTACTCCTCCGACGCCCCCGCGGCCGAGGGCACGCTCGCCTCGGACGAGGCGCTGCAGGCCCTGCGGGAGAAGCTCACCGGCGGCGAGTGA
- the coaE gene encoding dephospho-CoA kinase translates to MLRVGLTGGIGSGKSEVARRLAELGAVVVDADAIAREIVEPGQPALAEIRAEFGDAVMAPDGSLDRAALAAVVFSDAERLAALNAITHPRIAQRSAALIAAAPADAVVVYDMPLLVENGLTDGWDLVVVVDCPDEARVDRLVRDRGMDPDDARARIAAQATREQRLAAADVVLDNAGTRDALRAQVDALWARLVRTASP, encoded by the coding sequence GTGCTGCGCGTGGGGCTCACCGGCGGGATCGGGTCCGGGAAGAGCGAGGTCGCCCGCCGCCTGGCGGAGCTCGGTGCGGTCGTCGTCGACGCCGACGCGATCGCGCGGGAGATCGTGGAGCCGGGGCAGCCCGCGCTGGCGGAGATCCGCGCCGAGTTCGGCGACGCGGTGATGGCCCCGGACGGGTCGCTGGACCGGGCCGCGCTGGCGGCGGTCGTCTTCTCCGACGCCGAGCGGCTGGCGGCGCTCAACGCCATCACGCACCCTCGCATCGCGCAGCGCTCGGCGGCCCTGATCGCCGCGGCCCCGGCCGATGCCGTCGTGGTCTACGACATGCCGCTGCTGGTCGAGAACGGACTGACGGACGGCTGGGACCTCGTCGTCGTGGTCGACTGCCCGGACGAGGCCCGCGTCGACCGTCTCGTACGCGACCGGGGGATGGACCCGGACGACGCCCGGGCCCGGATCGCGGCCCAGGCGACCCGGGAGCAGCGGCTGGCGGCCGCCGACGTGGTGCTGGACAACGCGGGGACGCGCGACGCCCTGCGTGCGCAGGTCGACGCCCTGTGGGCCCGCCTGGTCCGCACCGCATCCCCCTGA
- a CDS encoding DUF3068 domain-containing protein, which yields MRRVIGLVLVGLGAFLLVLAAMLRFYAVPALAKAPLSPGENSGGVTQTDQEGIARSLFDPATLTERKDVEVTATRFTRGDVPAAETEEAKSQDLAVYDSFLRLEDPEGVVVNASTIRVAFDRVTSELVNCCGVNNDGAQVTWEGINPLKFPMFTQQQDYDYFDTTLNKAYPAKFMGVEELEGLEVYKFQQVIEPTEYATLEVPGDLVGADTPSYEAPRFYGVNLTMWVEPTTGSIVKGVNEQLQTLRGPDGTDQVTIIDSTIGTSPAEVTEGVEDAKSSAGLIKTLNNTVPLIALILGIILVVVGFLLAARRSPSAADSDTVTNV from the coding sequence ATGCGTAGGGTCATCGGTCTGGTCCTGGTGGGGCTGGGCGCGTTCTTGCTGGTCCTCGCGGCCATGCTGCGGTTCTACGCGGTACCGGCGCTGGCGAAGGCACCGCTGTCGCCCGGCGAGAACTCCGGCGGCGTCACGCAGACCGACCAGGAGGGCATCGCCCGCTCCCTGTTCGACCCGGCGACGCTCACCGAGCGCAAGGACGTCGAGGTCACGGCGACCCGCTTCACCCGCGGCGACGTGCCCGCCGCGGAGACCGAGGAGGCCAAGAGCCAGGACCTCGCCGTCTATGACTCCTTCCTCCGGCTGGAGGACCCGGAGGGCGTGGTCGTCAACGCGTCCACGATCCGGGTGGCCTTCGACCGGGTCACCTCCGAGCTGGTCAACTGCTGCGGGGTCAACAACGACGGCGCCCAGGTCACCTGGGAGGGCATCAACCCGCTGAAGTTCCCGATGTTCACCCAGCAGCAGGACTACGACTACTTCGACACCACGCTGAACAAGGCCTACCCGGCGAAGTTCATGGGCGTCGAGGAGCTCGAGGGGCTCGAGGTCTACAAGTTCCAGCAGGTGATCGAGCCGACCGAGTACGCGACGCTGGAGGTCCCCGGCGACCTCGTCGGTGCGGACACGCCGTCGTACGAGGCCCCGCGCTTCTACGGCGTCAACCTGACCATGTGGGTCGAGCCGACCACCGGGTCGATCGTCAAGGGCGTCAACGAGCAGCTGCAGACCCTGCGCGGCCCGGACGGCACCGACCAGGTCACGATCATCGACTCGACCATCGGCACCTCGCCGGCGGAGGTCACCGAGGGTGTCGAGGACGCGAAGTCCTCCGCCGGCCTCATCAAGACGCTGAACAACACCGTGCCGCTGATCGCGCTGATCCTCGGCATCATCCTGGTGGTGGTCGGCTTCCTGCTGGCCGCGCGGCGCTCCCCGTCCGCGGCCGACAGCGACACCGTCACCAACGTCTGA
- a CDS encoding glycosyltransferase family 4 protein, which translates to MHDGPSPPQRALRIVFLNWRDTRNPEGGGSEVYVESVARGLADAGHDVTVFCAAHANAPAEEVRDGVRYRRAGSKLGVYHRGRTLLRRGDLGQPDVVVDVQNGIPFLAPWATDAPVVVLVHHVHREQWPVVYDPVRARVGWWLESRLAPWVFRASRYVAVSAATRDELVGVGVPAAAIAVVHNGSEDVPDVGVPRADHPRILVLGRLVPHKRVEHVLRAAAVLRHRVPDLRVAVVGDGWWADELAAEARRLGVDDLVQFTGFVDEDRKHAELARAWVLALPSLKEGWGLVVMEAARHGVPSVAYRDAGGVAEAIVDGETGILVDGDEDAYAAALGRLLTDHALRERMGARAAERAREFSWQTTADRFAEVLAQALTDGPGHRRRVIGRIPVGRVRPAHLHHSDEADPHVDPSGSEEPAGHGSERAGSSGRDSA; encoded by the coding sequence GTGCACGACGGACCGAGTCCGCCGCAGCGCGCCCTGCGGATCGTCTTCCTCAACTGGCGGGACACCCGCAACCCCGAGGGTGGCGGGTCCGAGGTGTACGTGGAGAGCGTGGCCCGCGGCCTGGCGGACGCCGGGCACGACGTGACGGTCTTCTGCGCCGCCCACGCCAACGCGCCGGCCGAAGAGGTGCGCGACGGGGTCCGCTACCGCCGGGCCGGGTCCAAGTTGGGCGTCTACCACCGCGGCCGCACCCTGCTGCGCCGCGGCGACCTCGGCCAGCCCGATGTCGTGGTGGACGTCCAGAACGGCATCCCGTTCCTGGCGCCGTGGGCCACCGACGCCCCGGTGGTGGTGCTCGTGCACCACGTCCACCGCGAGCAGTGGCCGGTCGTCTACGACCCGGTCCGGGCCCGGGTCGGCTGGTGGCTGGAGTCCCGGCTGGCCCCGTGGGTCTTCCGCGCCAGCCGCTACGTCGCGGTCTCCGCGGCCACCCGGGACGAGCTGGTGGGCGTGGGCGTTCCCGCCGCCGCGATCGCGGTCGTGCACAACGGCAGCGAGGACGTACCCGACGTGGGCGTCCCCCGCGCGGACCACCCGCGGATCCTGGTCCTGGGCCGCCTGGTCCCGCACAAGCGGGTCGAGCACGTGCTGCGGGCCGCGGCCGTGCTGCGGCACCGGGTCCCCGACCTGCGGGTCGCCGTGGTCGGGGACGGCTGGTGGGCCGACGAGCTCGCCGCCGAGGCCCGGCGTCTGGGCGTCGACGACCTAGTCCAGTTCACCGGGTTCGTCGACGAGGACCGCAAGCACGCCGAACTGGCCCGCGCCTGGGTGCTGGCCCTGCCTTCGCTGAAAGAGGGCTGGGGTCTGGTCGTCATGGAGGCTGCACGGCACGGCGTCCCCTCGGTGGCCTACCGCGACGCGGGCGGGGTCGCCGAGGCGATCGTGGACGGCGAGACGGGCATCCTCGTGGACGGCGACGAGGATGCGTACGCCGCGGCGCTGGGAAGGCTGCTCACCGATCACGCGTTGCGCGAGCGGATGGGCGCGCGTGCGGCTGAGCGTGCGCGCGAGTTCTCCTGGCAGACCACGGCTGACCGGTTCGCCGAGGTTCTGGCCCAGGCGCTGACCGACGGGCCTGGCCACCGGCGTCGAGTCATCGGGCGAATCCCCGTCGGACGGGTGCGACCCGCACACCTGCACCACTCGGATGAGGCAGATCCCCACGTCGACCCTTCGGGCAGCGAAGAGCCCGCCGGCCACGGGAGCGAGCGGGCGGGCTCATCCGGCAGGGACAGCGCCTGA
- a CDS encoding class I SAM-dependent methyltransferase, translated as MPKQVSGAAATIAGAARDDGLARSVRLFRAFRREQTDPDLFYGSLAEDSARQVRRYHDLHGALLLDVGGGPGYFADAFEAAGARYVALDADAGEMALHGRTPGPRTIQGSGMALPVRTGLVDVCYSSNVLEHVSDPWRMADEMVRVTRPGGTVFLSFTLWWGPWGGHETAPWHYLGGEYAARRYAHRHGHEPKNRFGSGLFALTAAAALRWASGCRDAELAAALPRYLPVWAAPVLRVPLMREVVTWNLLLVMRKSDS; from the coding sequence GTGCCGAAGCAGGTCTCAGGCGCCGCGGCCACGATCGCGGGGGCAGCACGCGACGACGGGCTGGCGCGCTCGGTGCGCCTCTTCCGCGCGTTCCGCCGAGAGCAGACGGATCCGGACCTGTTCTACGGATCCCTGGCGGAGGACTCGGCACGTCAGGTCCGCAGATACCACGACCTGCACGGGGCATTGCTACTTGACGTCGGCGGCGGTCCGGGCTACTTCGCCGACGCCTTTGAGGCTGCGGGCGCGCGGTACGTCGCGCTCGACGCGGACGCCGGCGAGATGGCCCTGCACGGTCGGACACCGGGGCCGCGGACCATCCAGGGCAGCGGCATGGCCCTTCCCGTGCGGACTGGTTTGGTCGACGTGTGCTATTCGTCCAACGTCCTGGAACATGTGTCGGACCCCTGGCGGATGGCCGACGAGATGGTCCGGGTGACCCGTCCCGGCGGCACCGTGTTCCTGTCATTCACGCTGTGGTGGGGACCCTGGGGCGGGCATGAGACGGCGCCATGGCACTACCTGGGTGGGGAGTACGCCGCCCGCCGATATGCGCACAGGCACGGCCACGAGCCGAAGAACCGGTTCGGTTCGGGGCTCTTCGCGCTGACCGCGGCTGCTGCCCTGCGGTGGGCGTCCGGATGCCGCGACGCCGAGCTTGCGGCGGCGCTACCGCGCTACCTGCCCGTCTGGGCGGCCCCGGTCCTGCGGGTGCCGCTCATGCGCGAGGTGGTCACCTGGAACCTGCTCCTCGTCATGAGGAAGTCGGATTCGTGA